The following proteins are co-located in the Vicugna pacos chromosome 3, VicPac4, whole genome shotgun sequence genome:
- the IRX4 gene encoding iroquois-class homeodomain protein IRX-4 isoform X1, protein MSYSQFGYPYSSAPQFLMPTNSLSTCCESGGRTLADSRPAASAQAPVYCPVYESRLLATARHELNSAAALGVYGGPYGGAQGYGNYVTYGSEASAFYSLAHGLLQNSFDSKDTPGSAHAGLAPAAAAAYYPYEPALGQYPYDRYGTMDSGTRRKNATRETTSTLKAWLQEHRKNPYPTKGEKIMLAIITKMTLTQVSTWFANARRRLKKENKMTWPPRNKCSDEKRPYAEGEEEEGGEEEAQEQPVKSTKSEESISKEKDLELSDLEDFDPLEGEPSECELKPPFQPLDGGLERIPTTPDGPSAPGKEASGALRMPLAAGGGLVLDQDLERVRSCVRSSAAGPEQQPGAGGGPQACEAKLGFAAAGAPAGLEAKPRIWSLAHTATAAAASSLGQTEFPSCMLKRQGPAGPAAASLEPTSSSPTAPAPSGALDRHQDSPVTSLRNWVDGVFHDPILRHSTLNQVWATAKGALLDPGPLGRSLGTGANVLTSSMARSFPPAAPHDTSAAGAAKELLAVPKAGGKPFCA, encoded by the exons ATGTCCTACTCGCAGTTTGGGTACCCCTACTCCTCGGCACCCCAG TTCCTGATGCCCACCAACTCCCTGAGCACGTGCTGCGAATCGGGCGGCCGCACGCTGGCAGACTCCCGGCCAGCCGCCTCGGCCCAGGCGCCAGTCTACTGCCCGGTCTACGAGAGCCGGCTGCTGGCCACCGCGCGCCACGAGCTCAACTCGGCCGCGGCGCTGGGCGTCTACGGGGGCCCCTACGGGGGCGCGCAGGGCTACGGCAACTACGTGACCTACGGCTCCGAGGCATCGGCCTTCTACTCGCTG GCTCATGGGCTCCTACAGAACAGCTTCGACTCCAAGGACACTCCGGGCTCTGCTCACGCGGGCCTCGctcctgctgccgccgccgcctacTACCCCTACGAGCCGGCGCTGGGCCAGTACCCGTATGACAG GTACGGGACCATGGACAGCGGCACGCGGCGGAAGAACGCCACGCGCGAGACCACCAGCACGCTCAAGGCCTGGCTGCAGGAGCACCGCAAGAACCCCTACCCCACCAAGGGCGAGAAGATCATGCTGGCCATCATCACCAAGATGACCCTCACGCAGGTCTCCACCTGGTTCGCCAACGCGCGCCGGCGCCTCAAGAAGGAGAACAAGATGACGTGGCCGCCAAGGAACAAGTGCTCGGACGAGAAGCGGCCCTACGCAGAGGGcgaggaggaagaggggggcGAGGAGGAAGCTCAGGAGCAGCCAGTCAAGAGCACCAAGAGTGAAG AGTCCATCAGCAAAGAGAAGGATCTGGAGCTCAGTGACTTGGAGGACTTCGACCCCCTGGAGGGGGAGCCCTCAGAGTGCGAGCTGAAGCCACCCTTCCAGCCCCTGGATGGAGGCCTGGAGCGCATCCCCACCACACCTGATGGCCCCAGCGCCCCAGGGAAGGAGGCCTCAGGCGCCCTCCGGATGCCCCTGGCTGCTGGGGGTGGGCTCGTCCTGGACCAGGACCTGGAAAGGGTGCGGAGCTGCGTCCGGAGCTCAGCAGCTGGGCCGGAACAGCAGCCGGGCGCGGGAGGCGGCCCGCAGGCCTGCGAGGCCAAGTTGGGCTTTGCTGCGGCCGGGGCGCCGGCGGGCCTCGAAGCCAAGCCGAGAATCTGGTCCCTGGCACACACGGCCACTGCGGCCGCTGCCTCTTCTCTCGGCCAGACTGAGTTTCCCTCGTGCATGCTCAAGCGCCAAGGCCCCGCTGGCCCTGCGGCCGCCTCCTTGGAgcccacctcctcctcacccacagcccctgccccctccGGCGCCCTGGACCGGCACCAGGACTCCCCGGTAACCAGTCTCAGAAACTGGGTGGATGGGGTCTTCCACGACCCCATCCTCAGGCACAGCACTTTGAACCAGGTCTGGGCCACCGCCAAGGGCGCCCTCCTGGACCCGGGGCCGCTGGGCCGCTCGCTGGGGACAGGCGCGAACGTGTTGACGTCATCAATGGCCCGCTCCTTCCCGCCCGCCGCACCCCACGATACCTCTGCCGCCGGTGCCGCCAAGGAGCTGCTGGCTGTGCCCAAGGCTGGCGGCAAGCCCTTCTGCGCCTGA
- the IRX4 gene encoding iroquois-class homeodomain protein IRX-4 isoform X2: MSYSQFGYPYSSAPQFLMPTNSLSTCCESGGRTLADSRPAASAQAPVYCPVYESRLLATARHELNSAAALGVYGGPYGGAQGYGNYVTYGSEASAFYSLNSFDSKDTPGSAHAGLAPAAAAAYYPYEPALGQYPYDRYGTMDSGTRRKNATRETTSTLKAWLQEHRKNPYPTKGEKIMLAIITKMTLTQVSTWFANARRRLKKENKMTWPPRNKCSDEKRPYAEGEEEEGGEEEAQEQPVKSTKSEESISKEKDLELSDLEDFDPLEGEPSECELKPPFQPLDGGLERIPTTPDGPSAPGKEASGALRMPLAAGGGLVLDQDLERVRSCVRSSAAGPEQQPGAGGGPQACEAKLGFAAAGAPAGLEAKPRIWSLAHTATAAAASSLGQTEFPSCMLKRQGPAGPAAASLEPTSSSPTAPAPSGALDRHQDSPVTSLRNWVDGVFHDPILRHSTLNQVWATAKGALLDPGPLGRSLGTGANVLTSSMARSFPPAAPHDTSAAGAAKELLAVPKAGGKPFCA, translated from the exons ATGTCCTACTCGCAGTTTGGGTACCCCTACTCCTCGGCACCCCAG TTCCTGATGCCCACCAACTCCCTGAGCACGTGCTGCGAATCGGGCGGCCGCACGCTGGCAGACTCCCGGCCAGCCGCCTCGGCCCAGGCGCCAGTCTACTGCCCGGTCTACGAGAGCCGGCTGCTGGCCACCGCGCGCCACGAGCTCAACTCGGCCGCGGCGCTGGGCGTCTACGGGGGCCCCTACGGGGGCGCGCAGGGCTACGGCAACTACGTGACCTACGGCTCCGAGGCATCGGCCTTCTACTCGCTG AACAGCTTCGACTCCAAGGACACTCCGGGCTCTGCTCACGCGGGCCTCGctcctgctgccgccgccgcctacTACCCCTACGAGCCGGCGCTGGGCCAGTACCCGTATGACAG GTACGGGACCATGGACAGCGGCACGCGGCGGAAGAACGCCACGCGCGAGACCACCAGCACGCTCAAGGCCTGGCTGCAGGAGCACCGCAAGAACCCCTACCCCACCAAGGGCGAGAAGATCATGCTGGCCATCATCACCAAGATGACCCTCACGCAGGTCTCCACCTGGTTCGCCAACGCGCGCCGGCGCCTCAAGAAGGAGAACAAGATGACGTGGCCGCCAAGGAACAAGTGCTCGGACGAGAAGCGGCCCTACGCAGAGGGcgaggaggaagaggggggcGAGGAGGAAGCTCAGGAGCAGCCAGTCAAGAGCACCAAGAGTGAAG AGTCCATCAGCAAAGAGAAGGATCTGGAGCTCAGTGACTTGGAGGACTTCGACCCCCTGGAGGGGGAGCCCTCAGAGTGCGAGCTGAAGCCACCCTTCCAGCCCCTGGATGGAGGCCTGGAGCGCATCCCCACCACACCTGATGGCCCCAGCGCCCCAGGGAAGGAGGCCTCAGGCGCCCTCCGGATGCCCCTGGCTGCTGGGGGTGGGCTCGTCCTGGACCAGGACCTGGAAAGGGTGCGGAGCTGCGTCCGGAGCTCAGCAGCTGGGCCGGAACAGCAGCCGGGCGCGGGAGGCGGCCCGCAGGCCTGCGAGGCCAAGTTGGGCTTTGCTGCGGCCGGGGCGCCGGCGGGCCTCGAAGCCAAGCCGAGAATCTGGTCCCTGGCACACACGGCCACTGCGGCCGCTGCCTCTTCTCTCGGCCAGACTGAGTTTCCCTCGTGCATGCTCAAGCGCCAAGGCCCCGCTGGCCCTGCGGCCGCCTCCTTGGAgcccacctcctcctcacccacagcccctgccccctccGGCGCCCTGGACCGGCACCAGGACTCCCCGGTAACCAGTCTCAGAAACTGGGTGGATGGGGTCTTCCACGACCCCATCCTCAGGCACAGCACTTTGAACCAGGTCTGGGCCACCGCCAAGGGCGCCCTCCTGGACCCGGGGCCGCTGGGCCGCTCGCTGGGGACAGGCGCGAACGTGTTGACGTCATCAATGGCCCGCTCCTTCCCGCCCGCCGCACCCCACGATACCTCTGCCGCCGGTGCCGCCAAGGAGCTGCTGGCTGTGCCCAAGGCTGGCGGCAAGCCCTTCTGCGCCTGA